From the Microbacterium sp. W4I4 genome, one window contains:
- a CDS encoding DUF2520 domain-containing protein — translation MSAPSNILPTTVAVIGAGRLGGVLARALRQAGFDVQGPLDREDRIPASEIALLCVPDAEIAAAALAARQHATFLGHVSGATPLDDVDFSIHPLQTFTGAEDPDVFHGIGAAVAGRTPEAVAVAERLAHALGARPFRIDDAHRAGYHASASIASNLLLAVLDAAERVAVAAGIRPDDTRDLLAPLVTRTVQNWVRTGAPAALTGPIARGDALTVRRQRDAVTAGTPELTDLFDQLCDSTAALAEPRRASA, via the coding sequence ATGAGCGCCCCCTCGAACATCCTCCCCACGACCGTCGCCGTCATCGGTGCGGGCCGTCTCGGCGGCGTGCTCGCGCGAGCGCTGCGACAGGCCGGGTTCGACGTGCAGGGGCCGCTCGATCGTGAAGACCGCATCCCGGCATCCGAGATCGCCCTGCTCTGCGTGCCGGATGCCGAGATCGCGGCCGCCGCGCTCGCAGCCCGGCAGCACGCCACCTTCCTCGGCCACGTCTCCGGCGCCACCCCGCTGGATGACGTCGACTTCAGCATCCACCCGCTGCAGACGTTCACCGGGGCGGAGGACCCCGACGTGTTCCACGGCATCGGTGCGGCCGTCGCCGGGCGCACGCCGGAAGCCGTCGCCGTCGCGGAACGGCTCGCACACGCACTCGGCGCCCGGCCGTTCCGCATCGACGATGCGCACCGCGCCGGCTACCACGCCTCCGCATCGATCGCATCGAACCTGCTGCTGGCCGTGCTCGACGCCGCGGAGCGCGTGGCGGTCGCCGCCGGCATCCGCCCAGACGACACCCGCGACCTGCTCGCCCCGCTCGTCACCCGCACCGTCCAGAACTGGGTGCGCACCGGGGCGCCGGCCGCGCTCACCGGACCGATCGCCCGCGGCGACGCGCTGACGGTCCGGCGTCAGCGGGACGCCGTGACGGCGGGAACCCCCGAGCTGACCGACCTCTTCGACCAGCTCTGCGACAGCACCGCAGCCCTCGCGGAACCTCGGAGGGCCTCGGCATGA